In Kineococcus sp. NBC_00420, a single genomic region encodes these proteins:
- a CDS encoding sugar phosphate isomerase/epimerase family protein: MAETRPVTLFTGQWADLPFEEVCRLASEWGYDGLEIATWGDHLDATRGAKDDAYIAEKKAILEKYNLKVWTISAHLTGQAVCDLIDQRHQDIVSVEVWGDGDPEGVRQRAAEYVKDAARTAAKLGVKTVTGFTGSSIWHTVAMFPPTPDSMVEAGYQDFADRWNPILDVFDELGVKFAHEVHPSEIAYDYWTTKRAMEAIGHREAFGLNFDPSHFVWQDLDPIGFIRDFSDRIYHVHCKDSRKQLDGRSGRLGSHLPWADSRRGWDFTSVGHGDVPWELIFRELNNIGYTGPTSVEWEDAGVDRLNGAPDALAFVRKLGAFFVPPAAAFDAAFSSKG, encoded by the coding sequence CGGAGTGGGGCTACGACGGCCTCGAGATCGCGACCTGGGGTGACCACCTCGACGCCACCCGGGGCGCGAAGGACGACGCCTACATCGCCGAGAAGAAGGCGATCCTCGAGAAGTACAACCTCAAGGTGTGGACGATCTCCGCGCACCTGACCGGCCAGGCCGTCTGCGACCTGATCGACCAGCGGCACCAGGACATCGTCTCCGTCGAGGTCTGGGGCGACGGCGACCCCGAGGGCGTGCGTCAGCGCGCCGCGGAGTACGTCAAGGACGCGGCCCGCACCGCCGCCAAACTGGGCGTGAAGACCGTCACCGGGTTCACCGGATCCTCCATCTGGCACACCGTCGCGATGTTCCCCCCCACCCCCGACTCCATGGTCGAGGCCGGCTACCAGGACTTCGCCGACCGCTGGAACCCGATCCTGGACGTCTTCGACGAGCTCGGGGTGAAGTTCGCCCACGAGGTGCACCCCTCCGAGATCGCCTACGACTACTGGACGACCAAGCGCGCGATGGAGGCCATCGGCCACCGCGAGGCGTTCGGGCTGAACTTCGACCCGTCGCACTTCGTGTGGCAGGACCTCGACCCGATCGGGTTCATCCGGGACTTCTCCGACCGGATCTACCACGTGCACTGCAAGGACTCCCGCAAGCAGCTCGACGGCCGCTCCGGTCGCCTCGGTTCGCACCTGCCGTGGGCGGACTCCCGTCGCGGCTGGGACTTCACCTCCGTCGGTCACGGCGACGTGCCCTGGGAGCTGATCTTCCGCGAGCTGAACAACATCGGCTACACCGGTCCCACCAGCGTGGAGTGGGAGGACGCGGGGGTGGACCGCCTCAACGGCGCCCCCGACGCGCTCGCCTTCGTCCGCAAGCTCGGCGCGTTCTTCGTGCCCCCGGCCGCGGCGTTCGACGCGGCCTTCTCCTCCAAGGGCTGA
- a CDS encoding diguanylate cyclase domain-containing protein produces MDAPGEPVALQGVLRRRLIFCLLFVAATLVGRSAQADGAHLAIVWPASAVGLLWIAGSPGRRHRIVDGALLLAVTVALRVVTHMPVVESVALAVAASIQAFAGAHVYRRLQPEGFHLVTPAHVRSLALSSLAGALASTPLAALGFAFVAGVPTAASSAQWALRTAVSTFVVVAVVLRTAERRPGAPGSAASRWERYALFVVFVASYVVAFWILDGFAVTFLVLPVAVWTALRRTTTAAMVHVVLAAAAVVVSAWSDSGPWQELTPDLQAMCAEAFIGTLGFLTLVLALYRDESIENADRAVRALRDAAEQGDLLTAVFGSISDAVCVFDSAGNSLLRNPAAEALLGGVLRTERRRWDAGYGYFHLDGERFVDGDLPVVRALRGEAVDGLDLRLSSPQVPEGVLLNVSAHPLPASGGAVWNGGVVAAFHDVTEVRTASAQVAQAHDLMTNVLAAATEHSIIAVDTTGVVTLFNEGAERMLGWSAEEMVGGPALTVHDPAEVRAMVEALGLARPNDLFSRAAPEETTTGRFTYVRKDGSTLPVSLTTSAMLDGEGHLIGWIGMATDVSDLENSEELFRIALETAPVGIVMVAATGRDTGRMLRVNRALCRFTGRTEEDLLGVAFDTLGSDWLPFDDLFAAVLSGAQAEQRVDVVFDAPDGRRLEAQVSATLVRPRGREVMLLGLVEDVTERRAAQRELSHQALHDPLTGLPNRTLFLDRLEHAVTPPARGTGPVGLLYVDLDGFKAVNDTAGHQAGDDLLVEVSRLLSSCVRPGDTVARLGGDEFAVVCPGTSGESDLVAIGARILASLHDPIRVRGFDAVVGASIGVRWCAGGVTAEQLLRDADEAMYAAKRSGKGRVVVHGGRGTAVLAAASRDDWSL; encoded by the coding sequence GTGGACGCGCCCGGAGAACCCGTCGCGCTGCAGGGCGTGCTGCGACGCCGGCTGATCTTCTGCCTGCTCTTCGTCGCCGCGACCCTCGTCGGCCGCAGCGCCCAGGCCGACGGCGCCCACCTCGCGATCGTCTGGCCCGCCTCCGCCGTCGGGTTGCTCTGGATCGCCGGCTCGCCCGGACGTCGGCACCGGATCGTCGACGGCGCGCTGCTGCTGGCCGTCACCGTCGCCCTGCGGGTCGTGACGCACATGCCGGTGGTCGAGTCGGTGGCCCTCGCCGTCGCCGCGTCGATCCAGGCCTTCGCCGGGGCGCACGTCTACCGCCGGTTGCAGCCCGAGGGCTTCCACCTCGTCACCCCCGCGCACGTCCGGTCGCTGGCGCTGTCCTCGCTGGCGGGGGCGCTCGCGTCGACGCCCCTCGCCGCGCTGGGCTTCGCGTTCGTCGCCGGGGTCCCCACGGCGGCCTCGAGCGCGCAGTGGGCGTTGCGCACCGCCGTGTCGACGTTCGTCGTCGTCGCGGTCGTCCTGCGCACCGCCGAACGTCGTCCGGGCGCACCGGGCAGCGCCGCCTCGCGGTGGGAGCGGTACGCGCTGTTCGTCGTGTTCGTGGCGTCCTACGTCGTCGCGTTCTGGATCCTGGACGGGTTCGCGGTGACGTTCCTCGTCCTGCCGGTGGCGGTCTGGACGGCGCTGCGGCGCACGACCACCGCCGCCATGGTGCACGTCGTGCTCGCGGCCGCGGCCGTCGTCGTGTCCGCCTGGTCCGACTCTGGACCGTGGCAGGAACTCACCCCCGACCTGCAGGCGATGTGCGCTGAAGCCTTCATCGGGACCCTCGGTTTCCTGACCCTGGTGCTCGCGCTCTACCGCGACGAGAGCATCGAGAACGCCGACCGGGCCGTTCGCGCGCTGCGCGACGCGGCCGAGCAGGGCGATCTGCTCACCGCCGTCTTCGGGTCGATCTCGGACGCCGTCTGCGTCTTCGACAGCGCGGGGAACTCGTTGCTGCGCAACCCGGCGGCCGAGGCGTTGCTGGGTGGCGTGCTGCGGACCGAGCGCAGGCGCTGGGACGCCGGCTACGGCTACTTCCACCTCGACGGGGAGCGGTTCGTCGACGGCGACCTGCCCGTCGTGCGCGCCTTGCGGGGGGAGGCCGTCGACGGTCTCGACCTGCGGCTGTCCTCCCCGCAGGTCCCCGAGGGGGTCCTGCTGAACGTCAGCGCCCACCCCCTGCCCGCGTCCGGTGGCGCCGTCTGGAACGGCGGTGTCGTCGCCGCCTTCCACGACGTCACCGAGGTCCGGACCGCCAGCGCGCAGGTGGCGCAGGCGCACGACCTCATGACGAACGTGCTCGCGGCGGCGACGGAGCACTCGATCATCGCCGTCGACACCACGGGCGTCGTGACGTTGTTCAACGAGGGTGCCGAGCGGATGCTCGGGTGGAGTGCCGAGGAGATGGTCGGCGGCCCGGCGCTGACCGTCCACGACCCGGCCGAGGTCCGGGCCATGGTCGAGGCGCTGGGCCTGGCCCGACCGAACGACCTCTTCTCGCGCGCGGCCCCCGAGGAGACCACCACCGGCCGCTTCACCTACGTCCGCAAGGACGGCAGCACCCTGCCCGTCAGCCTGACGACGTCGGCCATGCTCGACGGCGAGGGGCACCTCATCGGCTGGATCGGGATGGCCACCGACGTCTCCGACCTGGAGAACTCCGAGGAACTGTTCCGCATCGCGCTCGAGACGGCGCCCGTCGGCATCGTCATGGTCGCCGCCACGGGCCGGGACACCGGTCGGATGCTGCGGGTCAACCGGGCGCTGTGCCGGTTCACCGGGAGGACCGAGGAGGACCTGCTCGGGGTCGCGTTCGACACCCTGGGCTCGGACTGGTTGCCCTTCGACGACCTGTTCGCCGCCGTCCTCAGCGGTGCCCAGGCCGAGCAGCGCGTCGACGTCGTGTTCGACGCCCCCGACGGACGCCGGCTCGAGGCCCAGGTGTCGGCCACGCTGGTCCGCCCCCGAGGTCGCGAGGTCATGCTGCTCGGCCTCGTGGAGGACGTCACCGAGCGGCGGGCGGCCCAGCGGGAGCTGAGCCACCAGGCGCTGCACGATCCGCTGACCGGGCTGCCCAACCGCACCCTGTTCCTGGACCGGCTCGAGCACGCGGTGACCCCGCCCGCGCGCGGGACCGGTCCGGTGGGTCTGCTCTACGTCGACCTCGACGGGTTCAAGGCCGTCAACGACACCGCCGGTCACCAGGCCGGGGACGACCTGCTGGTGGAGGTGTCCCGGCTCCTGTCCTCCTGCGTCCGTCCCGGCGACACCGTCGCCCGCCTCGGCGGGGACGAGTTCGCCGTCGTCTGCCCGGGGACGTCGGGGGAGTCCGACCTGGTCGCGATCGGGGCCCGGATCCTCGCGTCGCTGCACGATCCGATCCGGGTCCGGGGCTTCGACGCGGTCGTCGGGGCGAGCATCGGGGTGCGCTGGTGCGCGGGGGGTGTCACGGCCGAGCAGCTGCTCCGGGACGCCGACGAGGCGATGTACGCGGCCAAGCGTTCCGGGAAGGGGCGGGTGGTGGTGCACGGTGGGCGGGGAACCGCCGTCCTGGCTGCCGCGTCCCGTGACGACTGGAGCTTGTGA
- a CDS encoding CAP domain-containing protein, translating into MTTLPRRPFRTLTTTALALALATASLALAAPASADEITPTPIDPQALQVLDETNAARATAGCAPLLLMPLETGVADGHADQMAATGDFSHTGPDGSSPRSRLAAVGVRPQRTAENIALGYDAASVLDAWMASPGHRANILDCSLVYVGISERQGVGGQYWTQVFSSL; encoded by the coding sequence ATGACGACGCTCCCCCGGCGCCCCTTCCGCACGCTCACCACCACCGCGCTCGCCCTCGCCCTCGCCACGGCCTCGCTGGCCCTGGCCGCACCCGCCTCCGCGGACGAGATCACCCCCACCCCGATCGACCCGCAGGCCCTCCAGGTCCTCGACGAGACCAACGCCGCCCGCGCCACCGCGGGCTGCGCGCCGCTGCTCCTCATGCCGCTGGAGACCGGGGTCGCCGACGGGCACGCCGACCAGATGGCCGCGACCGGCGACTTCAGCCACACCGGTCCCGACGGCAGCTCCCCGCGGAGCCGGCTCGCGGCCGTCGGGGTGCGACCCCAGCGCACGGCCGAGAACATCGCCCTCGGTTACGACGCGGCCTCGGTGCTCGACGCCTGGATGGCGAGCCCGGGTCACCGCGCCAACATCCTCGACTGCAGCCTCGTCTACGTCGGCATCTCCGAGCGTCAGGGCGTCGGCGGCCAGTACTGGACCCAGGTCTTCTCCAGCCTCTGA
- a CDS encoding YhgE/Pip domain-containing protein, whose protein sequence is MNLPRFSLPGLELARFRRATITRLALLAVILVPLIYGGLYLASNSDPLSRLTNLHAAVVNSDSPTTITGLDGKEQTIQAGSDLVDELTGPDAAAGFSWQKTSEADAAKGLADGDYAAVLRIPSGFSKALASTGGDAPERARLSVTTDDAENYILGQVTNTIATTIRTNVAAGTTTNYLQNVYVAFADIHDSLGRAADGAGRLADGAQQADDGANTLVVGLGDLGTGATRLVDGTGKLRGGATSLAGGTAQVAKGATSAADGAASLATGLDRLRTATTGLPAQTAQLASGAGAVADGAGRISQGADALATAANQLTPALAGATQLVPLVDQLLTQARTLAAASPDDPTLATAVTSLERTRQALTDGSLDQVAQTLQTRVGGLATGAKDLSTGATAVAGGAQRLAAAAPALQQGIAQAADGADALATGTKTLATGSRSAADGAAALATGAGQVDDGASALVNGTSQARTGAQQLADGTQQLADGAGTLRTQLQDGQAQVPVYSGDAANARADVVASPVTAERVKEHAVDRYSDGLAPLFVPVALWVGGMVTYMVLRAVSQRALASTASSYRAAVAGWVPGALLGVVQAVVLTLVLLLAVGIESPNPVATTAFAALIAVVFTAVHQCLNALLGGVGRLVALVLLVLQLTSAGGTYPVGTSPSFFGAIHPFLPMSYAADGLRHLITGAAGGPVWLDAGVLAAFGVLALAVTVLACHRRRTWSLAQLHPSLSL, encoded by the coding sequence GTGAATCTCCCCCGGTTCTCCCTCCCCGGCCTGGAACTCGCGCGGTTCCGACGTGCCACCATCACCCGCCTCGCCCTGCTGGCCGTGATCCTCGTCCCGCTCATCTACGGCGGTCTCTACCTCGCGTCGAACTCCGACCCGTTGTCGCGGCTGACGAACCTGCACGCGGCCGTCGTGAACTCCGACTCCCCCACGACGATCACCGGCCTGGACGGGAAGGAACAGACGATCCAGGCGGGTTCCGACCTCGTCGACGAACTCACCGGCCCGGACGCGGCCGCGGGCTTCAGCTGGCAGAAGACGTCCGAGGCGGACGCCGCGAAGGGTCTCGCCGACGGCGACTACGCCGCCGTCCTGCGCATCCCCTCGGGGTTCTCCAAGGCACTGGCCTCGACCGGCGGGGACGCCCCCGAACGCGCCCGGCTGAGCGTCACGACCGACGACGCCGAGAACTACATCCTCGGTCAGGTCACGAACACCATCGCCACGACGATCCGCACGAACGTCGCCGCCGGGACGACGACGAACTACCTCCAGAACGTCTACGTCGCCTTCGCCGACATCCACGACTCCCTCGGCCGGGCCGCCGACGGCGCCGGCCGCCTCGCCGACGGCGCGCAGCAGGCCGACGACGGCGCGAACACCCTCGTCGTGGGCCTCGGCGACCTCGGCACCGGCGCGACGCGGCTCGTCGACGGGACGGGGAAGCTGCGGGGCGGGGCCACCTCCCTCGCCGGCGGCACCGCCCAGGTCGCCAAGGGTGCGACCTCCGCCGCCGACGGGGCCGCCTCCCTGGCCACCGGACTCGACCGGCTGCGCACCGCCACCACGGGCCTGCCCGCCCAGACGGCGCAGCTCGCGAGCGGGGCGGGCGCCGTCGCCGACGGCGCGGGCCGGATCTCGCAGGGCGCCGACGCGCTCGCCACCGCCGCGAACCAGCTCACCCCCGCCCTCGCCGGCGCCACCCAGCTCGTCCCGCTCGTCGACCAGCTCCTGACCCAGGCCCGCACCCTCGCCGCCGCGAGCCCCGACGACCCGACGCTGGCCACCGCGGTCACCTCGCTCGAGCGGACCCGGCAGGCCCTCACCGACGGCTCGCTCGACCAGGTCGCGCAGACCCTCCAGACCCGCGTCGGCGGTCTCGCCACCGGCGCGAAGGACCTGTCCACCGGCGCGACCGCGGTCGCCGGCGGCGCGCAGCGGCTCGCCGCCGCGGCACCCGCCCTGCAGCAGGGCATCGCGCAGGCCGCCGACGGGGCCGACGCCCTCGCCACCGGCACGAAGACCCTCGCGACGGGCTCGCGGTCGGCCGCCGACGGGGCCGCCGCCCTCGCCACCGGCGCCGGTCAGGTCGACGACGGCGCGAGCGCGCTCGTCAACGGCACCTCGCAGGCCCGGACCGGCGCGCAGCAGCTCGCCGACGGGACGCAGCAGCTCGCCGATGGCGCGGGCACCCTGCGCACGCAACTGCAGGACGGCCAGGCCCAGGTGCCCGTCTACTCCGGTGACGCGGCGAACGCGCGCGCCGACGTCGTCGCCTCCCCCGTCACCGCCGAGCGCGTGAAGGAGCACGCCGTCGACCGCTACAGCGACGGCCTCGCCCCGCTGTTCGTGCCCGTCGCGCTGTGGGTCGGCGGGATGGTGACGTACATGGTGCTGCGGGCGGTGTCCCAGCGGGCGCTCGCCTCCACGGCCTCCTCCTACCGCGCGGCCGTCGCGGGCTGGGTGCCGGGCGCCCTGCTCGGCGTCGTCCAGGCCGTCGTGCTGACGCTCGTGCTGCTGCTCGCCGTGGGGATCGAGTCGCCGAACCCGGTCGCGACGACGGCGTTCGCGGCGTTGATCGCGGTGGTGTTCACGGCGGTCCACCAGTGCCTGAACGCCCTGCTCGGCGGCGTGGGACGCCTCGTCGCGCTGGTGCTGCTCGTCCTGCAGCTCACCTCGGCCGGCGGGACCTACCCGGTCGGGACGTCACCGTCGTTCTTCGGGGCGATCCACCCGTTCCTGCCGATGAGCTACGCCGCCGACGGTCTGCGCCACCTCATCACCGGCGCCGCGGGCGGTCCCGTCTGGCTGGACGCCGGTGTGCTCGCCGCGTTCGGTGTCCTGGCCCTGGCCGTCACCGTCCTCGCCTGCCACCGTCGCCGGACCTGGTCGCTCGCCCAGCTCCACCCCTCCCTCTCCCTCTGA
- a CDS encoding ABC transporter ATP-binding protein — translation MNAVEASGLELRAGGRNVFSGIDLEAPVGSMVVVRGRSGAGKTSLLLTLAGRMRATSGGLRVLGEELPGRAGAVRRRVALAEVRGVNDLDDALTVEQHVAERLVLHQPWYRPWVSKDQVAEQIARVERAVAVTAETGADVPALRPREFVSDIDPLERMALGVVLALIGRPDVIVVDDVDSLRRTEDRRRAWESLSALRHTSAIPLTVLASCSDTSDIRWHTGDDRILIDLQDSPATEGAS, via the coding sequence GTGAACGCGGTCGAGGCGAGCGGTCTGGAACTGCGGGCCGGTGGGCGGAACGTGTTCTCCGGGATCGACCTCGAGGCCCCCGTCGGGTCGATGGTCGTCGTGCGCGGCCGCTCCGGCGCCGGCAAGACGTCGTTGCTGCTCACCCTCGCGGGCCGGATGCGCGCCACCTCCGGCGGCCTGCGCGTGCTGGGCGAGGAACTCCCCGGCCGGGCCGGCGCCGTCCGCCGCCGGGTCGCCCTCGCCGAGGTGCGCGGGGTCAACGACCTCGACGACGCCCTCACCGTGGAACAGCACGTCGCCGAACGCCTCGTGCTGCACCAGCCCTGGTACCGGCCGTGGGTCTCCAAGGACCAGGTCGCGGAGCAGATCGCCCGGGTCGAGCGGGCGGTCGCGGTGACCGCCGAGACCGGGGCCGACGTCCCCGCGTTGCGCCCGCGGGAGTTCGTCAGCGACATCGACCCGCTGGAACGGATGGCCCTCGGCGTCGTGCTGGCCCTCATCGGCCGCCCCGACGTGATCGTCGTCGACGACGTGGACTCGTTGCGGCGCACGGAGGACCGACGCCGCGCCTGGGAGTCGCTGTCCGCCCTGCGGCACACCTCCGCGATCCCCCTGACCGTGCTCGCCAGTTGTTCCGACACCTCCGACATCCGCTGGCACACCGGCGACGACCGCATCCTGATCGACCTGCAGGACTCCCCCGCCACCGAAGGTGCCTCGTGA
- a CDS encoding TetR/AcrR family transcriptional regulator, with protein MTATTEPTRTTKRRAETRSRLLAAALEVLGEQGLARSSVESVCERAGFTRGAFYSNFATMDDVVAALYEAQAEQVIDHVEARLVDAPLGGTFEEIVAHVLHVLPVDRQWHAVRTEFTAQALRNPEAARVVTAHRSALRRRLAPLLEAALARAGRRLTVPAEELVRAVVTTQEGLVTPALLGDVPRQPGLETRVIAGVLTALTEVTR; from the coding sequence GTGACCGCCACCACCGAACCGACGCGCACCACCAAGCGCCGCGCCGAGACCCGCTCACGGCTCCTGGCCGCGGCCCTCGAGGTGCTCGGCGAGCAGGGCCTCGCCCGCTCCAGCGTCGAGAGCGTCTGCGAACGCGCCGGGTTCACCCGTGGCGCCTTCTACTCCAACTTCGCGACGATGGACGACGTCGTCGCCGCCCTCTACGAGGCGCAGGCCGAGCAGGTCATCGACCACGTCGAGGCCCGCCTCGTCGACGCCCCCCTCGGCGGGACCTTCGAGGAGATCGTCGCCCACGTCCTGCACGTCCTGCCCGTCGACCGGCAGTGGCACGCGGTCCGCACCGAGTTCACCGCCCAGGCTCTGCGCAACCCCGAGGCCGCGCGCGTCGTCACCGCCCACCGGAGCGCGCTGCGCCGGCGCCTGGCCCCCCTCCTCGAGGCCGCGCTCGCCCGCGCCGGGCGACGCCTGACCGTCCCGGCCGAGGAACTCGTGCGCGCCGTCGTCACCACCCAGGAGGGGCTGGTCACCCCCGCCCTGCTCGGGGACGTGCCCCGGCAACCGGGCCTCGAGACCCGCGTCATCGCCGGCGTCCTCACCGCCCTCACGGAGGTGACCCGGTGA
- a CDS encoding VanW family protein codes for MPNTDQPAQQETGHGGTTSAHRHWVRRPRTWVIAGVVVLAGGYGATALAVGGQAPRGTTVLGVDVGGMDRGEVERAVSAKAQQVRSVPLQVSGAGASTTGEIDPARSGLSIDAAGTATSVTAAGWNPGTLWKHVVGVSGADAEVDPDVDVDTDALKAALQPLADSVAVAPVEGAITFDVRPDGTVEPAVVAPQEGRALDVTAAAGRVAGAWLDATPVELEATAARPALDADALDAAVDDVARPAIAGDLVVAGGGREATVAPAGFAPALAVRPVDGKATLVADGAGLQAALLAADPGFETAPQDARIEIVGSAPRVVPAVAGRAATEEDLAAAVTRALTGSTPTRRAEVELSESQPSITTEALQALGITEQISTFATNLTANADRTDNIRIAARHVDGTILQPGQEFSLNDTVGERTPERGFHRAPVISGGRLVDDYGGGVSQLSTTLFNAVFFAGLDEIEHKPHSFYISRYPEGREATIDWRSIDNRFRNDSGHGVYLQAGIVGNQVVVSMYGTKFMAVTAEKSARRNVKPARTIYDTSKGCSPNSATNTGFTVDVTRVMTPVGGGAPRRETWTTVYNAENRIVCGPDPATVRPVTPAPSTSAPAVPPAG; via the coding sequence TTGCCGAACACCGATCAGCCGGCGCAGCAGGAGACGGGGCACGGGGGGACCACGAGCGCCCACCGGCACTGGGTGCGACGACCGCGGACCTGGGTGATCGCCGGGGTCGTCGTCCTCGCGGGCGGCTACGGCGCCACGGCGCTCGCCGTCGGCGGCCAGGCGCCCCGCGGCACGACCGTCCTCGGCGTCGACGTCGGGGGGATGGACCGCGGCGAGGTCGAGCGGGCCGTGAGCGCGAAGGCGCAGCAGGTCCGGTCCGTGCCGCTGCAGGTCAGCGGCGCCGGCGCGTCCACCACCGGCGAGATCGACCCGGCGCGGTCGGGGCTCTCGATCGACGCCGCCGGGACCGCGACGTCGGTCACGGCCGCGGGCTGGAACCCGGGCACCCTGTGGAAGCACGTCGTCGGCGTCAGCGGTGCCGACGCGGAGGTCGACCCCGACGTCGACGTCGACACCGACGCGTTGAAGGCCGCGCTGCAGCCCCTCGCCGACTCCGTCGCCGTCGCCCCCGTCGAAGGCGCGATCACCTTCGACGTCCGTCCCGACGGCACCGTCGAACCCGCCGTCGTCGCCCCGCAGGAGGGTCGCGCGCTCGACGTCACCGCGGCCGCCGGCCGCGTCGCCGGGGCCTGGCTCGACGCGACCCCCGTGGAGCTCGAGGCGACCGCGGCCCGTCCGGCCCTCGACGCCGACGCGCTGGACGCCGCCGTCGACGACGTCGCCCGCCCCGCGATCGCCGGGGACCTCGTCGTCGCCGGGGGTGGCCGGGAGGCGACCGTCGCGCCCGCGGGGTTCGCCCCCGCGCTCGCGGTGCGGCCCGTCGACGGGAAGGCGACGCTCGTCGCCGACGGCGCCGGGTTGCAGGCCGCGCTGCTCGCCGCCGACCCCGGGTTCGAGACCGCGCCCCAGGACGCCCGCATCGAGATCGTGGGCTCCGCCCCGCGGGTCGTCCCCGCCGTCGCCGGCCGGGCCGCCACCGAGGAGGACCTCGCGGCGGCGGTCACCAGGGCCCTCACCGGGTCCACCCCCACCCGTCGCGCCGAGGTGGAACTCAGTGAGAGCCAGCCCTCGATCACCACTGAGGCGCTGCAGGCGCTCGGGATCACCGAGCAGATCTCGACCTTCGCCACGAACCTCACCGCCAACGCCGACCGCACCGACAACATCCGGATCGCCGCCCGCCACGTCGACGGCACGATCCTCCAGCCGGGACAGGAGTTCTCGCTCAACGACACCGTCGGCGAGCGCACCCCGGAACGGGGTTTCCACCGCGCGCCCGTGATCTCCGGCGGGCGTCTCGTCGACGACTACGGCGGCGGGGTCTCGCAGTTGTCGACGACGTTGTTCAACGCCGTGTTCTTCGCCGGCCTCGACGAGATCGAGCACAAACCGCACTCGTTCTACATCTCGCGCTACCCCGAGGGGCGCGAGGCGACGATCGACTGGCGCAGCATCGACAACCGGTTCCGCAACGACTCCGGCCACGGGGTCTACCTCCAGGCCGGGATCGTCGGGAACCAGGTCGTGGTGTCGATGTACGGCACGAAGTTCATGGCCGTCACGGCCGAGAAGTCCGCGCGCCGCAACGTGAAACCTGCCCGCACGATCTACGACACCTCGAAGGGGTGCTCGCCGAACTCGGCCACGAACACCGGGTTCACCGTCGACGTCACCCGGGTCATGACCCCCGTCGGTGGCGGTGCGCCGAGGCGCGAGACGTGGACGACCGTCTACAACGCCGAGAACCGGATCGTCTGCGGCCCCGACCCGGCCACCGTCAGGCCCGTGACACCCGCCCCCTCGACGTCCGCTCCCGCTGTGCCCCCCGCTGGGTAG
- a CDS encoding SDR family NAD(P)-dependent oxidoreductase has protein sequence MNRFAGSRVVVTGAGHGIGRACALRMAGEGARIAALDLDLDAARATAAEVDGRAFPLDLTSRVSVDAAFAAVVAEFGGLDVLAHTAGGGVPESSFEDSSDEEWFANLDLNLMGAVRCCRAAMPHLRAAPASAVVLVSSINALAGLGADAYSAAKAGLGGLVLNLAAQGAGEGVRVNAVAPGTVRTRVWKGDADARSDWYPLGRVGEPEDIAAAVAFLASPDAAWITGHTLPVDGGFLVNPR, from the coding sequence GTGAACCGCTTCGCCGGCTCCCGCGTCGTCGTGACCGGTGCGGGTCACGGCATCGGCCGGGCCTGCGCGCTGCGCATGGCGGGGGAGGGCGCTCGGATCGCCGCGCTCGACCTCGACCTCGACGCCGCCCGGGCCACGGCGGCGGAGGTCGACGGCCGCGCGTTCCCCCTCGACCTCACGTCGCGGGTCTCCGTCGACGCGGCCTTCGCCGCGGTGGTCGCGGAGTTCGGCGGTCTCGACGTCCTGGCGCACACGGCGGGCGGGGGCGTGCCGGAGTCGTCCTTCGAGGACTCCAGCGACGAGGAGTGGTTCGCCAACCTCGACCTCAACCTGATGGGAGCGGTGCGCTGCTGCCGGGCGGCGATGCCGCACCTGCGGGCCGCGCCGGCGTCGGCGGTCGTGCTGGTGAGTTCGATCAACGCCCTCGCGGGGCTGGGGGCGGACGCCTACTCGGCGGCGAAGGCCGGGCTGGGCGGGCTCGTGCTGAACCTCGCGGCGCAGGGAGCGGGCGAGGGGGTGCGGGTCAACGCCGTCGCCCCGGGGACGGTCCGCACCCGGGTCTGGAAGGGCGACGCCGACGCCCGCAGCGACTGGTACCCGCTGGGGCGGGTCGGGGAGCCGGAGGACATCGCGGCGGCCGTCGCGTTCCTCGCCTCGCCCGACGCGGCGTGGATCACCGGGCACACGCTGCCCGTCGACGGCGGGTTCCTCGTCAACCCCCGTTAG